From Pelagicoccus albus, the proteins below share one genomic window:
- a CDS encoding RNA polymerase sigma factor, translating to MSSELQTIVDDHYQNLYRFAMSLTRSADDAWDLTQEAFLRLAKKRSSIRSAAAIKSWLYTTLYREFLRIAKRGSRFDSWEESAPVEIEMEEESPQIRASEAQDVMEGLLALKDGYRQVVSLYYLESYSYKEIASILQIPIGTVMSRLARGKDMLRSHLSQPKEKENLVQFSKTNRNTSNG from the coding sequence ATGTCGTCTGAACTTCAAACGATCGTAGACGATCATTACCAAAATCTCTACCGGTTCGCCATGAGTTTGACCCGGTCGGCCGACGATGCCTGGGACCTAACTCAAGAGGCCTTCCTGCGGCTCGCCAAGAAGCGTTCCTCGATCCGCTCCGCAGCGGCCATTAAATCCTGGCTGTACACGACCCTTTACCGCGAATTTCTACGTATCGCCAAACGCGGCTCGCGTTTCGACTCCTGGGAGGAAAGCGCCCCGGTAGAGATTGAAATGGAAGAGGAAAGCCCGCAAATCCGTGCCAGCGAGGCTCAAGATGTCATGGAAGGGCTCCTCGCCTTGAAAGACGGATACCGACAAGTCGTTTCCCTCTATTATCTAGAATCCTACTCCTACAAGGAAATCGCATCCATACTCCAAATACCAATCGGGACTGTCATGTCGCGTCTGGCAAGAGGTAAAGACATGCTAAGAAGCCACCTTTCCCAGCCTAAAGAGAAAGAGAACCTCGTCCAATTCTCCAAAACCAACCGGAACACTTCAAATGGATAA
- a CDS encoding NAD(P)/FAD-dependent oxidoreductase: protein MSKAPIQIVDIVLPLEQSEDVETWKKKAARKLKIHPKSIQDIRLRKHSIDARKSPVKIQLRLELSTHGPLPSDPVLKPDYKPVALGARKLVIVGSGPAGLFAALRSIELGWKPIVLERGKDAISRRFDLAPILREGRVIEDSNYCFGEGGAGTFSDGKLYTRATKRGPVRFVYETLVSHGAPPRILTDAHPHIGSNLLPNVVRAMRESILGAGGEVHFETRVEGLIRSGDGKRLVGAVSHDGREFVGESLILATGHSARDIYRLLHAEKVRLEQKPFAVGVRIEHPQPLIDSIQYHYERGTERPRILPAAKYRLATKIEDRGVHSFCMCPGGFIVPAATENDEVVVNGMSLARRDSPFANSGLVVTVEPEDTKEFEAEHGILAGLAFQKNLERVASVSGGGIQKAPAQRVTDFLKGKLSSDLPKSSYFPGLTSCRLDELMPEFITWRMREGLEQFGKSMKGYITDECSLIGFETRTSSPVRIPRDEDSLQHPDLPGLYPCGEGAGYAGGIVSAALDGVRCAEAACSVPA, encoded by the coding sequence ATGAGCAAGGCCCCGATTCAGATCGTAGACATTGTACTTCCACTCGAGCAGTCGGAGGACGTGGAAACGTGGAAGAAAAAGGCGGCCCGAAAGCTCAAGATCCACCCTAAGTCGATACAGGACATTCGCTTGCGGAAGCACTCCATCGATGCCCGCAAGTCTCCGGTCAAAATCCAATTGCGATTGGAGCTCTCCACGCACGGGCCTTTGCCTTCGGATCCGGTGTTGAAGCCGGACTACAAGCCGGTCGCCCTTGGAGCGCGAAAGCTTGTCATTGTGGGAAGCGGCCCTGCAGGATTGTTTGCCGCATTGCGTTCCATCGAGCTTGGATGGAAGCCGATTGTTCTGGAGCGCGGAAAAGACGCGATTTCGAGGCGCTTTGACTTGGCTCCCATTTTGAGAGAGGGGCGCGTTATCGAGGATTCCAACTATTGCTTTGGTGAAGGAGGTGCTGGGACGTTTTCTGACGGCAAGTTGTACACGCGAGCCACCAAAAGAGGACCTGTTCGCTTTGTTTACGAAACACTTGTTTCGCATGGAGCTCCGCCGCGAATTTTGACCGATGCCCATCCACATATCGGATCAAACCTGTTGCCCAACGTGGTGCGAGCGATGCGGGAGTCCATCTTGGGAGCTGGCGGCGAGGTGCATTTCGAAACTAGGGTAGAGGGGCTAATCCGGTCAGGCGATGGGAAGCGTCTTGTCGGAGCGGTTTCGCACGACGGACGGGAGTTCGTGGGCGAGTCATTGATATTGGCCACGGGACATAGCGCTCGGGATATTTACCGCTTGCTGCACGCCGAAAAGGTTCGCTTGGAGCAAAAGCCGTTTGCGGTAGGAGTGAGAATTGAGCACCCGCAGCCGCTGATCGACAGTATCCAATACCATTACGAGCGAGGAACGGAGCGTCCCAGGATTTTGCCTGCTGCCAAATACCGTCTAGCTACCAAGATTGAAGATCGGGGCGTACACTCGTTTTGCATGTGTCCGGGTGGCTTTATCGTTCCGGCCGCGACTGAAAACGATGAGGTAGTCGTGAACGGGATGTCTCTCGCTCGTCGCGATTCTCCTTTTGCGAACTCTGGATTGGTGGTTACGGTTGAACCGGAAGATACCAAGGAGTTTGAAGCAGAGCATGGCATATTGGCAGGCCTCGCATTTCAGAAGAACCTAGAGCGAGTCGCCTCTGTATCGGGTGGGGGAATACAGAAAGCTCCCGCCCAGCGAGTTACGGATTTCCTTAAAGGCAAGCTATCTAGCGACCTGCCGAAAAGCAGCTATTTCCCGGGCTTAACCAGTTGCAGACTCGACGAGCTGATGCCGGAGTTCATCACCTGGCGCATGCGGGAAGGGCTCGAGCAGTTTGGTAAGTCTATGAAAGGTTACATAACCGACGAATGCAGTTTGATCGGTTTTGAAACGCGTACTAGTTCACCGGTGCGTATCCCGAGAGACGAGGACTCCTTGCAGCATCCTGATCTGCCCGGTTTGTATCCGTGCGGTGAGGGTGCTGGCTATGCTGGCGGTATTGTATCCGCCGCTCTGGATGGCGTGCGTTGTGCGGAGGCAGCCTGTTCCGTACCCGCCTAA
- a CDS encoding DUF3379 family protein, whose translation MDKQEAKLILSSYTLGHEPDDDEKFEAAKKLTENDSELSAWWEEQKSSDQKLSASLKSVPVPADLQSALKLSMADRQRKRLRFIQTSKWLSMAAAVAMAFTLFFKYGIDRSDDYQGPLAQRAFNYSVDGPRLSYMDRDTGNLKNWLAASGFSLPQQLPPKLLELEGVGCRPLEWAENKVAIMCFNADTVYHLFIGSEEDFPNFEASEIIGYEQANEDWAISKWKQDDHLFVLTAKTTVDQMSAYLADYSPSSLSGQL comes from the coding sequence ATGGATAAGCAGGAAGCGAAATTGATCCTGAGCAGCTACACGCTCGGCCACGAGCCGGACGATGACGAAAAATTCGAAGCTGCCAAAAAGCTGACCGAAAATGATTCGGAGCTATCCGCCTGGTGGGAAGAGCAGAAATCTTCGGACCAAAAATTGAGCGCCTCCTTGAAGAGCGTCCCCGTGCCTGCCGACCTGCAATCCGCGCTCAAGCTCAGCATGGCCGACCGCCAGAGGAAGCGGCTTCGGTTCATCCAGACCAGCAAATGGCTCTCCATGGCGGCCGCAGTTGCCATGGCATTCACCCTTTTCTTCAAATACGGGATAGACCGAAGCGACGACTATCAGGGTCCGCTAGCTCAGCGTGCCTTCAACTATTCGGTCGATGGCCCTCGCCTCTCCTACATGGATCGGGATACGGGCAACCTTAAGAACTGGCTCGCCGCGAGCGGATTTTCCCTCCCCCAACAGCTGCCTCCAAAACTTCTGGAGCTAGAAGGAGTGGGCTGCCGTCCTCTGGAGTGGGCAGAGAACAAGGTCGCCATCATGTGCTTTAATGCCGATACCGTCTATCACCTCTTTATCGGTTCGGAGGAAGATTTCCCCAATTTCGAGGCGTCGGAAATAATCGGATACGAGCAGGCCAATGAGGACTGGGCTATCAGCAAATGGAAGCAAGATGACCACTTGTTTGTGCTGACCGCTAAGACCACGGTCGACCAGATGTCCGCCTATCTCGCGGACTACTCGCCGAGTTCACTTTCCGGCCAACTTTAA
- a CDS encoding TonB-dependent receptor has product MSFYQESTLCVALGRASRAALRYIPLFMLSLAMLATGYAQTEGSINGKVRNASTGRLVSNAKVTIEESGRSTTTDEYGVYRFSGVASGEYTLKATFQGMHSRTVSVTVDTGISSAGEISLVPNIIDEDLSDEEIFELDAFEVDGSQNYDANAMALNEQRNSENLISVQHAEAFGEIAEGNIGEYLKNLPGVSVNYVAADVRAIKMRGMSPAFTQVTVDGSQMASAGSGNAIRSFELEQVSLANVEHLEVSKLPRPDMSANSIGGSVNLVSKNAFALGKQFNYKVSLNMNSEYSSLSKSPGWPSDVERSKVLPNYELNYSDVFMDDRLGIALTYKQSNMANPQQRFRWRDWQEKPNDGNGDVDDIYYTRLQLQDGPKKTTRESFSANIDYKVNENSMFSLKGQLNFYDSTFINRNTDWGIGDLDADEMPDGYVGSTDDLSDLTYTFGESNRISHGASYRGKYGNTYHIDANMKQHLGDWTIDYGYSVSEATNHYRTNARGFMLYELAERIDNEYAEFVMENGGIAAWNNFTIYDSDMNVIANRGRDYANTELRRVEDRPKDSVDIISGLRANARKDFTLGDTQGYFQFGVRTSRQHREAAEFRLRYSYNGYNVDGEQLWMDQFVDNVFTNQSLGFGYEGFDWPSGSQIHDYFHANSDQFTFEESTAVNHTITRWYEFDEDIDAAYAMVSFKLFDDRMSILTGARYEDTSVNGLLPVRGSANNYVNSSIDYYYETTEATDGYDGFHPSLHIKYDVNDKLLLRFSYANTIGRPEFSSMFGATSFNAPSYLNSDTFEPNDPDSVMGSVSVKNPGLLPRESDNIDITAEYYYDDTGLFSVSLFQNDMKNFIQTVSREMTAEDVTKWGLPDFVYGRNAVTQSDVDTYGLDEEDLNGTFDYMISVATNVAEAKIQGVEINWKQDLDIFGDFFKGSSIYANGTFLSTNAEVGEADDTPYANDFNDFAKKTVNYGYLFEKGPWDFKLRWNIRGDEIMGSRNFTVNGVQQSAGRFRWERTSIDADFGYKFSERLSFFANARGINNAPFREGFYIKNAAGERQKVLEKEERFGIQYLFGVKGSF; this is encoded by the coding sequence ATGTCATTCTACCAAGAATCTACCCTATGCGTGGCCTTAGGTCGCGCCTCGCGGGCGGCGCTTCGCTATATCCCGCTTTTTATGCTCTCGTTGGCTATGCTGGCGACGGGCTATGCCCAAACTGAAGGCTCTATTAACGGTAAGGTACGGAACGCTTCTACGGGGCGTCTTGTATCCAATGCCAAAGTTACTATCGAAGAAAGCGGTCGCAGCACAACTACCGACGAATACGGTGTCTATCGTTTCTCTGGAGTAGCCTCTGGAGAATACACCCTGAAGGCAACGTTCCAAGGCATGCACTCTCGAACTGTATCCGTGACGGTGGATACTGGTATTAGCAGTGCAGGTGAGATCAGCCTCGTGCCAAACATCATCGACGAGGACCTTAGCGATGAAGAGATCTTCGAGCTGGATGCCTTCGAGGTCGATGGTAGTCAGAACTACGATGCCAATGCCATGGCTCTCAATGAGCAGCGAAATTCCGAAAACCTCATATCGGTTCAGCATGCGGAAGCATTCGGTGAAATAGCGGAAGGCAATATCGGTGAGTACTTGAAGAACTTGCCAGGTGTTTCCGTGAACTATGTCGCTGCCGACGTGCGTGCTATCAAGATGCGTGGCATGAGCCCTGCCTTCACGCAAGTGACAGTAGACGGTTCTCAGATGGCGAGTGCGGGATCGGGTAATGCGATCCGTTCCTTCGAACTTGAACAGGTGTCTTTGGCTAACGTTGAGCACTTGGAAGTATCCAAGCTACCACGACCAGACATGTCCGCAAACTCGATCGGTGGTTCCGTGAACTTGGTCAGTAAGAACGCTTTCGCTCTTGGTAAGCAGTTCAACTACAAGGTATCGCTCAATATGAACAGCGAGTACTCCAGCCTCAGTAAGTCACCAGGCTGGCCTAGCGATGTTGAACGTTCTAAGGTGCTGCCTAACTACGAGTTGAATTACTCCGACGTGTTCATGGATGACCGTCTCGGTATCGCTTTGACCTACAAGCAGTCAAACATGGCAAACCCGCAGCAACGCTTCCGCTGGAGAGATTGGCAGGAAAAGCCAAACGATGGAAACGGCGATGTCGACGATATCTACTACACTCGTTTGCAGTTGCAGGACGGGCCTAAGAAAACGACTCGTGAGTCCTTTTCCGCCAACATAGACTATAAGGTAAACGAGAACTCCATGTTCAGCCTCAAGGGCCAATTGAACTTCTACGATTCCACATTTATAAACCGTAATACTGACTGGGGTATCGGAGATTTGGATGCGGATGAGATGCCAGATGGTTACGTCGGTTCCACCGATGACTTGAGCGATCTGACCTATACCTTTGGTGAATCGAATCGCATTTCTCACGGTGCGTCTTATCGCGGAAAGTACGGTAACACCTATCATATCGATGCGAACATGAAGCAGCATCTGGGTGATTGGACCATCGACTATGGATACAGCGTATCCGAAGCAACCAATCACTACCGCACTAATGCACGCGGTTTCATGCTCTACGAATTGGCGGAGCGCATTGATAATGAGTATGCTGAGTTTGTGATGGAAAACGGAGGCATCGCAGCTTGGAACAACTTCACTATCTATGATTCAGATATGAATGTTATCGCCAACCGTGGTCGTGACTATGCCAATACCGAGTTGCGTCGTGTCGAGGACCGACCAAAGGACTCCGTGGATATCATTTCTGGACTTCGTGCAAACGCTCGCAAGGATTTCACCTTGGGTGATACTCAAGGTTACTTCCAGTTTGGCGTACGCACCTCTCGCCAGCACCGTGAAGCGGCCGAGTTCAGACTTCGCTACAGCTACAATGGTTACAACGTCGATGGTGAGCAGCTCTGGATGGACCAATTTGTGGATAATGTATTCACAAACCAATCGCTTGGTTTCGGCTACGAAGGCTTTGATTGGCCAAGCGGTAGCCAGATTCATGACTACTTCCATGCAAATTCAGACCAGTTTACTTTCGAAGAAAGCACTGCGGTAAACCACACGATTACCCGTTGGTACGAGTTCGACGAAGATATCGATGCCGCCTACGCGATGGTAAGCTTCAAGTTGTTTGACGACAGAATGTCTATTCTCACTGGTGCACGTTACGAAGATACCAGCGTGAACGGTCTGTTGCCTGTCCGTGGAAGTGCCAACAACTACGTTAATTCGTCAATCGATTACTACTACGAGACGACAGAGGCGACTGATGGTTACGATGGTTTCCATCCTAGTTTGCACATCAAATACGATGTGAACGATAAGCTTCTACTCCGTTTCAGCTATGCGAACACCATTGGCCGCCCAGAGTTCAGCTCCATGTTTGGCGCGACTAGTTTCAACGCGCCGTCATACCTAAATTCCGATACTTTCGAGCCAAACGATCCGGATAGCGTAATGGGATCCGTTTCCGTTAAGAACCCTGGTTTGCTGCCTCGTGAATCAGATAACATAGATATCACTGCTGAGTATTACTACGACGATACCGGTCTCTTCTCCGTGTCACTTTTTCAAAACGACATGAAGAACTTCATCCAGACCGTTTCGCGTGAAATGACAGCTGAGGACGTTACGAAGTGGGGCTTGCCGGACTTTGTTTATGGACGCAACGCGGTCACGCAATCCGATGTCGATACATACGGGTTGGATGAGGAAGATCTCAACGGCACATTCGATTATATGATCTCGGTGGCCACTAACGTAGCGGAGGCGAAAATCCAAGGGGTGGAAATTAATTGGAAGCAAGACCTCGATATCTTCGGAGATTTCTTCAAGGGCTCTAGCATCTACGCCAATGGAACCTTCCTCTCCACCAACGCGGAAGTAGGTGAGGCAGACGACACTCCATATGCCAACGACTTCAATGACTTCGCTAAGAAGACGGTTAACTATGGCTACCTCTTCGAAAAGGGGCCATGGGACTTCAAGCTACGTTGGAATATCCGCGGTGACGAAATCATGGGATCGCGCAACTTCACTGTTAATGGAGTACAGCAGTCTGCGGG
- a CDS encoding pseudouridine synthase family protein, which produces MSYAQQVKSLPWTRGVKVLECDLNGVVAVEKPAGTLSHPNRKGDKGRALLDAGYDEKQQAYLIGGDEENALVYLLNRLDSATSGVVLLSLNKPAADSVLDAFKQKKVKKIYQALVFGFRPGGSPVWRDKLSVRKAEGGVRAGVGGGLHAETKLVKAEGFPGPLAVSRLTLMPVTGRTHQLRIQTSKRNMPIVGDRTYGDFSRNKVAAKNGLKRLCLHCVKTEFEYKLAHRFFRFSAQSKCPF; this is translated from the coding sequence ATGTCCTACGCCCAACAAGTCAAAAGCCTGCCTTGGACCCGTGGAGTCAAGGTGCTGGAGTGCGACTTGAATGGAGTTGTGGCGGTCGAAAAGCCGGCTGGTACCTTGTCTCACCCAAATCGAAAAGGGGATAAGGGACGGGCATTGCTTGACGCCGGCTATGACGAAAAACAACAAGCGTACTTGATCGGTGGAGACGAAGAAAACGCATTGGTTTATCTTCTGAATCGATTGGATTCTGCCACTTCGGGAGTCGTGTTGCTATCGCTGAACAAACCTGCAGCAGACTCGGTTTTGGACGCATTCAAGCAAAAGAAGGTGAAGAAAATCTACCAAGCTTTGGTCTTTGGGTTCCGTCCGGGTGGCTCACCTGTCTGGAGAGATAAACTTAGCGTGCGCAAGGCAGAGGGAGGAGTGAGAGCTGGGGTCGGCGGAGGTCTCCATGCTGAGACAAAACTCGTTAAAGCGGAGGGCTTCCCTGGCCCGCTGGCTGTGAGCCGATTAACTCTCATGCCTGTCACGGGACGGACTCACCAGCTTCGCATCCAGACTTCCAAGCGAAATATGCCAATTGTCGGGGACCGTACCTATGGTGACTTCTCTAGGAATAAGGTCGCGGCTAAGAATGGCCTGAAAAGGCTTTGTCTCCATTGCGTAAAGACTGAGTTTGAGTACAAGTTAGCCCACCGCTTTTTTCGATTTTCAGCCCAGTCTAAATGCCCGTTCTAA